A single genomic interval of Orcinus orca chromosome 19, mOrcOrc1.1, whole genome shotgun sequence harbors:
- the SLC46A1 gene encoding proton-coupled folate transporter, with protein sequence MEGRANSRGESRAWPAGPVLCRGCVEPLIFLANFALVLQGPVTTQYLWHRFSADLGYNGTRDRGSCTNHSVDPTAQKVETLTSHWTLYMNMGGFLVGLFSSTLLGAWSDCVGRRPLLVLASLGLLLQTVLSIFVVQLQLHVGYFVLGRILCALLGDFSGLLAAGFASVADVSSSRTRSIRMALLEACIGVAGMLASLIGGNWLQEQGYANPFWLALAVLIAMTLYAAFCFGETVKEATPARLFTLRHHRSIVQLYVTQAPEKSRKHLALYSLTIFVVITVHLGAQDILTLYELSTPLCWDSRLIGYGSAAQHLPYLTSLLGLRLLQYCLADTWVAEIGLAFNIMGMVVFAFATITPLMFTGYGLLFLSLVVTPVIRAKLSRLVRESEQGALFSAVACVNGLAMLTASGIFNSLYPATLNFMKGFPFLLGAGLLFIPAVLIGILERANHCPEFQQFSQSP encoded by the exons ATGGAGGGACGCGCGAATTCCCGGGGCGAGTCCCGCGCCTGGCCCGCCGGGCCCGTGCTGTGCCGCGGCTGCGTGGAGCCTCTCATCTTCCTTGCCAACTTCGCCTTGGTCCTGCAGGGCCCGGTCACCACGCAGTACCTGTGGCACCGCTTCAGTGCCGACCTTGGCTACAACGGCACTCGTGACAGGGGCAGCTGCACCAACCATAGCGTGGACCCCACCGCGCAG AAAGTGGAGACGCTTACCTCCCACTGGACCCTCTACATGAACATGGGCGGCTTCCTGGTGGGACTCTTCTCGTCCACCCTGCTGGGTGCCTGGAGTGACTGTGTGGGCCGCCGCCCGCTGCTGGTGCTGGCCTCCCTCGGCCTGCTGCTCCAGACCGTGCTGTCCATCTTTGTGGTACAGCTGCAGCTCCACGTTGGCTACTTCGTGCTGGGCCGCATCCTTTGTGCCCTCCTCGGCGATTTCAGCGGCCTCCTGGCTGCTGGCTTTGCCTCCGTGGCAGATGTCAGCTCCAGCCGCACCCGTTCCATCCGAATGGCCCTGCTGGAAGCGTGCATCGGGGTGGCAGGGATGCTGGCGAGTCTCATTGGTGGCAACTGGCTCCAGGAGCAGGGTTATGCCAACCCTTTCTGGTTGGCCTTGGCCGTGCTGATTGCCATGACTCTCTATGCAGCATTCTGCTTTGGTGAAACAGTGAAAGAGGCGACACCCGCCCGGCTCTTCACACTCCGTCACCACCGATCCATCGTCCAGCTCTATGTGACCCAGGCCCCGgagaagtccaggaagcacttAGCCCTGTACTCGTTGACCATCTTCGTGGTGATCACTGTGCACCTTGGGGCCCAGGACATCCTGACCCTCTATGAGCTGAGCACACCCCTCTGCTGGGACTCTAGGCTGATTGGCTACGGTTCTGCGGCTCAGCACCTCCCATACCTCACCAGCCTGCTGGGCCTGCGGCTTCTGCAGTACTGCCTGGCCGACACCTGGGTGGCTGAGATCGGTCTGGCCTTCAACATCATGGGGATGGTGGTCTTTGCATTTGCTACCATTACACCCCTCATGTTCACAG GGTACGGGCTCCTCTTCCTGTCGTTGGTCGTCACGCCTGTCATCCGGGCCAAACTCTCCAGGCTGGTGAGAGAGTCAGAGCAGG GTGCTCTCTTTTCTGCTGTGGCCTGTGTGAATGGCTTGGCCATGCTGACAGCCTCCGGCATCTTCAACTCGCTCTACCCAGCCACCCTGAACTTCATGAAGggcttccctttcctcctgggAGCTGGCCTCCTCTTCATCCCGGCCGTCCTGATTGG GATACTGGAAAGGGCTAATCATTGCCCTGAATTCCAGCAGTTTTCCCAGAGCCCCTGA